A single region of the Peromyscus eremicus chromosome 16_21, PerEre_H2_v1, whole genome shotgun sequence genome encodes:
- the LOC131926158 gene encoding triggering receptor expressed on myeloid cells 1-like — MAWEATCLLSPILLVLLASGAQRSKFSIRDYPDSQFFNVTMTALTVRDSGLYICGIAENLKRISILRNIHLEVSKDSSGLPTLSITPTTIPTKAPILITTKHVPRDRTVTQPFPKFTAGVSSPDPGVTFPNVTTVTRVSISSVVVPVVCGLFVKTLVFTVLFAVTQRSFG, encoded by the exons ATGGCCTGGGAGGCCACATGCCTGCTATCCCCCATCCTGCTGGTGCTCCTGGCCTCAGGTG CTCAGCGGTCAAAATTCTCCATCAGGGACTATCCTGATTCTCAATTCTTCAATGTCACCATGACTGCACTCACGGTGAGAGACTCGGGTCTCTATATCTGTGGGATCGCTGAAAATCTCAAAAGAATTTCTATTCTCAGAAACATCCACCTGGAGGTGTCGAAAG ATTCTTCAGGTCTGCCCACCCTAAGCATCACTCCTACTACAATCCCAACTAAAGCTCCCATCCTTATTACCACAAAACACGTGCCAAGAGACAGAACTGTGACCCAACCCTTCCCCAAGTTCACAGCTGGTGTCTCTTCTCCTGACCCTGGAGTCACCTTCCCAAATGTGACAACTGTTACCAG GGTCTCCATATCCAGCGTCGTTGTTCCCGTGGTCTGTGGACTCTTCGTTAAGACCCTGGTCTTCACAGTGTTGTTTGCTGTCACACAGAGGTCATTTGGGTGA